One genomic window of Monodelphis domestica isolate mMonDom1 chromosome 1, mMonDom1.pri, whole genome shotgun sequence includes the following:
- the LOC130453532 gene encoding ectonucleoside triphosphate diphosphohydrolase 4 isoform X1 yields MGRISVSCLFPASWHFSISPVGCPRILNTNLRQIVVVGILAATVSLLYFSVIIIRHKYGRLSRDKKFHRYLARVTDIEATDTNNPHINYGVVVDCGSSGSRIFVYCWPRHNGNPHDLLDIRQMRDKNRKPVVMKIKPGISEFATSPEKVSDYISPLLSFAAEHVPRAKHKETPLYILCTAGMRILPESQQKAILEDLLTDVPLHFDFLFSSSHAEVISGKQEGVYAWIGINFVLGRFEHIEDDDEAVVEVNIPGAESQAAIVRKRTAGILDMGGVSTQIAYEVPQSVSFASSQQEEVAKNLLAEFNLGCDVHRTEHVYRVYVATFLGFGGNAARQRYEDSLFTHTMQKNRLLSKQTGLTSDTPYLDPCLPLDIQDEIQQNGQTMYLRGTGDFTLCRKTLQPFMNKTNETQTSLNGVYQPPVHFQNSEFYGFSEFYYCTEDVLRMGGDYNAAKFIKAAKDYCATRWSILRERFDQGLYASHADLHRLKYQCFKSAWMYEVFHRGFSFPVNYSNLKTALQVYDKEVQWTLGAILYRTRFLPLRDIQQENFRASHAHWRGVSFVYNHYLFSACFLVVLLSILLYLLRLRRIHRRVLWGSSAASLWMEEGLPPQKMAGAL; encoded by the exons ATGGGGAG GATCAGCGTCTCCTGCCTGTTTCCTGCTTCCTGGCATTTTAGCATCTCTCCAGTGGGATGCCCTCGAATTCTGAACACCAATCTGCGCCAAATTGTTGTTGTTGGCATCCTGGCTGCCACTGTTTCTTTGCTGTATTTCTCTGTCATCATAATACGACATAAGTATGGGCGTTTGTCCCGGGATAAGAAGTTTCACAG GTATCTGGCCCGAGTGACTGACATTGAAGCTACTGACACCAACAACCCCCACATCAATTATGGCGTCGTCGTGGACTGTGGGAGCAGCGGATCCCGGATTTTTGTCTATTGCTGGCCTCGGCACAATGGCAATCCACACGATCTGTTAGATATCAGACAAATGAGGGACAAAAACCGAAAGCCAGTCGTCATGAAAATAAAACCAG GCATATCAGAGTTTGCTACCTCACCAGAAAAAGTCAGCGATTATATTTCTCCACTTCTGAGTTTTGCTGCAGAACACGTGCCTCGGGCAAAACACAAAGAGACCCCTCTCTATATCCTCTGTACAGCTGGGATGAGAATCCTGCCAGAAAG TCAGCAAAAAGCCATATTGGAAGATCTTCTGACGGACGTCCCACTACACTTTGACTTTCTGTTCTCCAGCTCTCACGCTGAGGTTATTTCAGGGAAGCAAGAAG GCGTCTACGCTTGGATTGGCATCAACTTTGTGCTTGGGCGGTTTGAGCATATCGAAGATG ATGACGAGGCAGTGGTGGAGGTGAACATTCCTGGTGCTGAAAGCCAAGCAGCCATTGTCCGCAAAAGGACAGCAGGCATTCTGGACATGGGCGGAGTGTCTACCCAGATAGCGTATGAAGTCCCCCAAAGTGTAAGCTTTGCCTCCTCACAGCAG GAAGAAGTGGCCAAAAATTTACTTGCTGAATTCAACCTGGGCTGTGACGTCCATCGGACTGAGCACGTGTACAGAGTGTATGTGGCCACGTTCCTTGGCTTTGGTGGCAATGCAGCTCGGCAGAGATATGAAGACAGTCTATTTACCCACACCATGCAGAAGAACAG GCTCCTGAGTAAGCAGACGGGTCTCACTTCTGACACTCCATATCTGGACCCTTGCCTACCCTTAGACATTCAGGACGAAATTCAGCAGAATGGGCAAACCATGTACCTGCGCGGAACTGGAGACTTCACGCTGTGCCGGAAGACTCTCCAGCCTTTCATGAACAAGACAAACGAGACTCAGACTTCCCTCAATGGGGTCTATCAGCCTCCGGTTCATTTCCAGAACAGCGAATTCTATGGCTTTTCGGAATTCTACTATTGCACTGAGGACGTGTTAAGAATGGGGGGAGATTACAATGCTGCTAAGTTTATTAAAGCTGCCAAG GATTATTGTGCAACCAGGTGGTCCATCTTGCGGGAACGCTTTGACCAAGGACTCTATGCCTCTCATGCCGACCTGCACAGGCTGAA ATATCAGTGCTTTAAATCTGCCTGGATGTATGAGGTGTTTCACAGGGGCTTCTCATTTCCAGTGAATTATAGCAATTTAAAGACGGCCCTGCAGGTCTATGACAAGGAAGTGCAGTGGACTCTGGGAGCCATCCTGTACAGAACCCGGTTCCTACCTTTGAG AGACATTCAGCAGGAGAACTTCCGGGCCAGCCACGCTCACTGGCGAGGCGTCTCCTTCGTCTACAACCACTACCTGTTCTCTGCCTGCTTCCTGGTCGTGCTCTTATCCATCCTGCTGTATTTGCTGCGCCTGCGGCGAATTCACCGGCGGGTGCTGTGGGGCAGCTCTGCGGCCTCCCTCTGGATGGAGGAAGGCCTTCCACCCCAGAAGATGGCCGGAGCCTTGTGA
- the LOC130453532 gene encoding ectonucleoside triphosphate diphosphohydrolase 4 isoform X2: MGRISVSCLFPASWHFSISPVGCPRILNTNLRQIVVVGILAATVSLLYFSVIIIRHKYGRLSRDKKFHRYLARVTDIEATDTNNPHINYGVVVDCGSSGSRIFVYCWPRHNGNPHDLLDIRQMRDKNRKPVVMKIKPGISEFATSPEKVSDYISPLLSFAAEHVPRAKHKETPLYILCTAGMRILPESQQKAILEDLLTDVPLHFDFLFSSSHAEVISGKQEGVYAWIGINFVLGRFEHIEDDDEAVVEVNIPGAESQAAIVRKRTAGILDMGGVSTQIAYEVPQSEEVAKNLLAEFNLGCDVHRTEHVYRVYVATFLGFGGNAARQRYEDSLFTHTMQKNRLLSKQTGLTSDTPYLDPCLPLDIQDEIQQNGQTMYLRGTGDFTLCRKTLQPFMNKTNETQTSLNGVYQPPVHFQNSEFYGFSEFYYCTEDVLRMGGDYNAAKFIKAAKDYCATRWSILRERFDQGLYASHADLHRLKYQCFKSAWMYEVFHRGFSFPVNYSNLKTALQVYDKEVQWTLGAILYRTRFLPLRDIQQENFRASHAHWRGVSFVYNHYLFSACFLVVLLSILLYLLRLRRIHRRVLWGSSAASLWMEEGLPPQKMAGAL, from the exons ATGGGGAG GATCAGCGTCTCCTGCCTGTTTCCTGCTTCCTGGCATTTTAGCATCTCTCCAGTGGGATGCCCTCGAATTCTGAACACCAATCTGCGCCAAATTGTTGTTGTTGGCATCCTGGCTGCCACTGTTTCTTTGCTGTATTTCTCTGTCATCATAATACGACATAAGTATGGGCGTTTGTCCCGGGATAAGAAGTTTCACAG GTATCTGGCCCGAGTGACTGACATTGAAGCTACTGACACCAACAACCCCCACATCAATTATGGCGTCGTCGTGGACTGTGGGAGCAGCGGATCCCGGATTTTTGTCTATTGCTGGCCTCGGCACAATGGCAATCCACACGATCTGTTAGATATCAGACAAATGAGGGACAAAAACCGAAAGCCAGTCGTCATGAAAATAAAACCAG GCATATCAGAGTTTGCTACCTCACCAGAAAAAGTCAGCGATTATATTTCTCCACTTCTGAGTTTTGCTGCAGAACACGTGCCTCGGGCAAAACACAAAGAGACCCCTCTCTATATCCTCTGTACAGCTGGGATGAGAATCCTGCCAGAAAG TCAGCAAAAAGCCATATTGGAAGATCTTCTGACGGACGTCCCACTACACTTTGACTTTCTGTTCTCCAGCTCTCACGCTGAGGTTATTTCAGGGAAGCAAGAAG GCGTCTACGCTTGGATTGGCATCAACTTTGTGCTTGGGCGGTTTGAGCATATCGAAGATG ATGACGAGGCAGTGGTGGAGGTGAACATTCCTGGTGCTGAAAGCCAAGCAGCCATTGTCCGCAAAAGGACAGCAGGCATTCTGGACATGGGCGGAGTGTCTACCCAGATAGCGTATGAAGTCCCCCAAAGT GAAGAAGTGGCCAAAAATTTACTTGCTGAATTCAACCTGGGCTGTGACGTCCATCGGACTGAGCACGTGTACAGAGTGTATGTGGCCACGTTCCTTGGCTTTGGTGGCAATGCAGCTCGGCAGAGATATGAAGACAGTCTATTTACCCACACCATGCAGAAGAACAG GCTCCTGAGTAAGCAGACGGGTCTCACTTCTGACACTCCATATCTGGACCCTTGCCTACCCTTAGACATTCAGGACGAAATTCAGCAGAATGGGCAAACCATGTACCTGCGCGGAACTGGAGACTTCACGCTGTGCCGGAAGACTCTCCAGCCTTTCATGAACAAGACAAACGAGACTCAGACTTCCCTCAATGGGGTCTATCAGCCTCCGGTTCATTTCCAGAACAGCGAATTCTATGGCTTTTCGGAATTCTACTATTGCACTGAGGACGTGTTAAGAATGGGGGGAGATTACAATGCTGCTAAGTTTATTAAAGCTGCCAAG GATTATTGTGCAACCAGGTGGTCCATCTTGCGGGAACGCTTTGACCAAGGACTCTATGCCTCTCATGCCGACCTGCACAGGCTGAA ATATCAGTGCTTTAAATCTGCCTGGATGTATGAGGTGTTTCACAGGGGCTTCTCATTTCCAGTGAATTATAGCAATTTAAAGACGGCCCTGCAGGTCTATGACAAGGAAGTGCAGTGGACTCTGGGAGCCATCCTGTACAGAACCCGGTTCCTACCTTTGAG AGACATTCAGCAGGAGAACTTCCGGGCCAGCCACGCTCACTGGCGAGGCGTCTCCTTCGTCTACAACCACTACCTGTTCTCTGCCTGCTTCCTGGTCGTGCTCTTATCCATCCTGCTGTATTTGCTGCGCCTGCGGCGAATTCACCGGCGGGTGCTGTGGGGCAGCTCTGCGGCCTCCCTCTGGATGGAGGAAGGCCTTCCACCCCAGAAGATGGCCGGAGCCTTGTGA